AAGAAGCAGGCCGAACGCGTGGTACTGGAGATGCAGGAGCAGGTGAAAGCCCTGGACCAGGATTGCCAGCGCATGGAAAGCTACCTCGATAGCCTTGTACGTGACCTGCGCCACCTGGCAAACGAGGCGATGGAGAAGGTGGAAAAAGCCAACGCAAAACCAAAAGTAGCCACAAGCAGTATTCTTTCAAGGGCAGCCCACATTGAGGTGGAAAACACAGAGCTGCTGAAAAACCTGAAAGAAATGAACACGAACTTAGAAAGCAAGCCATACCAACTAGCGGAATCAACTGCGTCGAACGCGCCCGTGATGGTGCACCAGGCCAAGGCCAATGGGTATACGCCCCTCGGCGATCCTGCCCCGGATGTAACTCAGCCACAGCCTGAGGTGCCGCAGCCGGTTACGCCAGTGCCTAACATCCCATCGCCGGAGATTGAGCAGCCAGCACCCGATTACCCGGGCCGCGTGCCTGCGCCGGACATTGAGCAGCCCATTCCGGATGTGCAGCCGGTAACACCGGATCGCCCGGAAATTCAGCCGCCGATGACAGAGCCGAGCCGCAATGCCTACGCCAGCACGTACGACGGTGCCGGCTCCCGAAAAACGACCGGCTCTTTCTTCGACGAGATAGGCTAAGCAGCGCATGGGGCAGATTACGCTGGAGGGCATGGAGTTTTTTGCCTTCCATGGCTATTATGATGAGGAGCAGAAGATAGGTAACAAGTATGGCATCGACCTGACGATTCATACAGACCTGCAACGAACCGCCGCATCGGATAAGCTGGAAGAAACGGTAAACTACGAAGTGCTGTACGCGCTGGTGCTGGAGGAGATGAAATCTCCGGCCCGCCTGCTCGAGCACCTCGGTCACCGCATTATCGACAAGGTGTATAACGCGTTTCCGTTTGTGCAGCTGGTGAAGGTGGATGTATACAAGTATAACCCGCCCCTCGGTGGTATTTGCAAATGGGCAAAGGTTACGCTGGAGGAAGCAAGATAAAAAGTACTTATTGATACGTAAAGCAGCTGGGTTCAGGAATGGAGCCAGCTGCTTTTGGTTTATACCTGTGCTTGCGGTTGATGGGGCTACAACTGCTAGTAATTTCAGCAAAATATATTTACTAGCTGCCACTGCTTTCGCGGCCTCAGCCAAGCTATCCTTTCTAGCAACCGCTAATCCTCCAGCTCCCAAGCACCAATTGTTTCACTTCCTACTTTGGAGCGCTCACGGCCGCGGGGCCCCGTCCTCGGGCATCGCGCTGTGCGCCTGAAGCTGCTCCTCGCTCCGCTGCGGGCTGCCCTAACGGGCACCGCAACATGCACAAGGCGCTCAACCCAAGGACTGGAATCAGCTCATATAGCCACAGCTTTCGCTATGCAACAAGCAGAAC
Above is a window of Pontibacter akesuensis DNA encoding:
- a CDS encoding DivIVA domain-containing protein yields the protein MKITPLEIRQKTFEKAFRGLDKDEVNAFLLTLSQQWEKLQDENKDLRMKLDASHRETQKLREVESSLYKTLKTAEDTGNSIMEQAKKSAELQARESELKADELMNQARNEARQMLEDAKKQAERVVLEMQEQVKALDQDCQRMESYLDSLVRDLRHLANEAMEKVEKANAKPKVATSSILSRAAHIEVENTELLKNLKEMNTNLESKPYQLAESTASNAPVMVHQAKANGYTPLGDPAPDVTQPQPEVPQPVTPVPNIPSPEIEQPAPDYPGRVPAPDIEQPIPDVQPVTPDRPEIQPPMTEPSRNAYASTYDGAGSRKTTGSFFDEIG
- the folB gene encoding dihydroneopterin aldolase, with protein sequence MGQITLEGMEFFAFHGYYDEEQKIGNKYGIDLTIHTDLQRTAASDKLEETVNYEVLYALVLEEMKSPARLLEHLGHRIIDKVYNAFPFVQLVKVDVYKYNPPLGGICKWAKVTLEEAR